A single genomic interval of Helianthus annuus cultivar XRQ/B chromosome 6, HanXRQr2.0-SUNRISE, whole genome shotgun sequence harbors:
- the LOC110864317 gene encoding IRK-interacting protein isoform X2, producing the protein MMSSSSFSSVSTFFPPHPPFTPIQEEDESNDQNSMKATPSDCSGSTKEESYYVHRPTPLHQTSKKKRSESESKTKTVSCNKCRPSVREKFSVVPLDTTTAGRHSNASPNNLFKSIFSSPEDEWKAAVAELSHKLIQATKKRDESLQEASRLKSSMSELEKKLNKLEMYCHSLKSGLDDCANKTKNVRNHEEQVKYINQDKVIENFLVTVSESRSTMRHLSRSLTVQLPQISGGKLYDRIQLLLQPYDIKISPSTNPRIVLLYLEALLNRAFFEDFESAGFVKSGSNRILNPIQKCEENYKCFMRLKELSWEEVLNKGTKQFSEEFSKFCDRKMSEVVSMLGWTRAWPEPLLQAFFGASKAVWLVHLLANSVHPGLPIFRVDKGVRFDSIYMEDMGGDKAKKFVSPTVRVMVEPGFYIYGNVVKCKVICRYNNNHVNVYPSDSPS; encoded by the exons ATGatgtcttcttcttctttctcatCAGTTTCTACATTTTTTCCTCCTCATCCACCTTTCACTCCT ATACAAGAAGAAGATGAATCCAACGATCAAAACAGTATGAAGGCAACACCAAGTGACTGTTCAGGATCCACAAAAGAAGAATCATATTACGTTCATCGACCGACACCTCTCCATCAAACCTCGAAGAAAAAAAGATCCGAATCCGAAAGCAAAACCAAAACGGTGTCGTGCAACAAATGCCGACCAAGTGTACGAGAAAAGTTCTCAGTGGTCCCACTCGACACCACCACCGCGGGACGTCACTCCAACGCCAGCCCCAACAACttattcaaatcaattttctcaT CTCCGGAGGACGAATGGAAGGCGGCAGTTGCTGAACTGTCGCATAAACTCATCCAAGCGACAAAAAAACGTGACGAGTCGCTTCAAGAAGCGTCTCGGCTAAAATCTTCAATGTCAGAGCTGGAAAAAAAGCTCAACAAACTCGAAATGTATTGCCACAGCCTAAAATCCGGACTCGATGACTGCGCAAATAAAACGAAAAACGTTAGAAACCACGAAGAACAAGTTAAGTATATCAACCAGGATAAGGTTATCGAGAATTTCCTCGTTACCGTGTCAGAATCACGGTCAACGATGCGGCATCTCAGCCGTTCGTTGACCGTACAGCTCCCACAGATATCAGGTGGGAAGCTGTACGACCGTATCCAATTGCTTCTACAGCCGTATGACATCAAGATTTCGCCCTCAACTAACCCAAGAATAGTTCTTTTGTACCTCGAAGCGCTACTAAACCGAGCGTTTTTCGAGGATTTTGAATCGGCCGGGTTTGTAAAATCCGGGTCAAATCGGATCTTAAACCCGATTCAGAAATGTGAAGAAAATTACAAATGTTTTATGCGGTTAAAGGAGTTAAGTTGGGAAGAGGTTTTAAACAAAGGGACTAAGCAATTTAGTGAGGAGTTTAGCAAGTTTTGTGATAGGAAAATGAGTGAGGTGGTGAGCATGTTGGGGTGGACCCGGGCTTGGCCCGAACCGCTTTTGCAAGCCTTTTTCGGCGCGTCTAAAGCCGTCTGGTTGGTTCACCTATTGGCTAATTCGGTTCATCCAGGGTTACCTATCTTTAGGGTGGATAAAGGGGTTCGGTTTGATTCGATTTATATGGAGGATATGGGCGGGGACAAGGCGAAGAAGTTTGTGTCGCCTACGGTTCGAGTCATGGTCGAACCGGGGTTTTACATATATGGAAATGTGGTCAAGTGCAAAGTCATATGCAGGTACAATAACAACCATGTGAATGTTTACCCAAGTGATAGCCCTTCATGA
- the LOC110864317 gene encoding IRK-interacting protein isoform X1 translates to MMSSSSFSSVSTFFPPHPPFTPIQEEDESNDQNSMKATPSDCSGSTKEESYYVHRPTPLHQTSKKKRSESESKTKTVSCNKCRPSVREKFSVVPLDTTTAGRHSNASPNNLFKSIFSSLVKKSPRPGSSSSGANNVLAPEDEWKAAVAELSHKLIQATKKRDESLQEASRLKSSMSELEKKLNKLEMYCHSLKSGLDDCANKTKNVRNHEEQVKYINQDKVIENFLVTVSESRSTMRHLSRSLTVQLPQISGGKLYDRIQLLLQPYDIKISPSTNPRIVLLYLEALLNRAFFEDFESAGFVKSGSNRILNPIQKCEENYKCFMRLKELSWEEVLNKGTKQFSEEFSKFCDRKMSEVVSMLGWTRAWPEPLLQAFFGASKAVWLVHLLANSVHPGLPIFRVDKGVRFDSIYMEDMGGDKAKKFVSPTVRVMVEPGFYIYGNVVKCKVICRYNNNHVNVYPSDSPS, encoded by the exons ATGatgtcttcttcttctttctcatCAGTTTCTACATTTTTTCCTCCTCATCCACCTTTCACTCCT ATACAAGAAGAAGATGAATCCAACGATCAAAACAGTATGAAGGCAACACCAAGTGACTGTTCAGGATCCACAAAAGAAGAATCATATTACGTTCATCGACCGACACCTCTCCATCAAACCTCGAAGAAAAAAAGATCCGAATCCGAAAGCAAAACCAAAACGGTGTCGTGCAACAAATGCCGACCAAGTGTACGAGAAAAGTTCTCAGTGGTCCCACTCGACACCACCACCGCGGGACGTCACTCCAACGCCAGCCCCAACAACttattcaaatcaattttctcaTCTCTGGTTAAAAAGAGCCCTAGACCGGGCTCATCGTCCTCCGGAGCCAATAACGTGTTGGCTCCGGAGGACGAATGGAAGGCGGCAGTTGCTGAACTGTCGCATAAACTCATCCAAGCGACAAAAAAACGTGACGAGTCGCTTCAAGAAGCGTCTCGGCTAAAATCTTCAATGTCAGAGCTGGAAAAAAAGCTCAACAAACTCGAAATGTATTGCCACAGCCTAAAATCCGGACTCGATGACTGCGCAAATAAAACGAAAAACGTTAGAAACCACGAAGAACAAGTTAAGTATATCAACCAGGATAAGGTTATCGAGAATTTCCTCGTTACCGTGTCAGAATCACGGTCAACGATGCGGCATCTCAGCCGTTCGTTGACCGTACAGCTCCCACAGATATCAGGTGGGAAGCTGTACGACCGTATCCAATTGCTTCTACAGCCGTATGACATCAAGATTTCGCCCTCAACTAACCCAAGAATAGTTCTTTTGTACCTCGAAGCGCTACTAAACCGAGCGTTTTTCGAGGATTTTGAATCGGCCGGGTTTGTAAAATCCGGGTCAAATCGGATCTTAAACCCGATTCAGAAATGTGAAGAAAATTACAAATGTTTTATGCGGTTAAAGGAGTTAAGTTGGGAAGAGGTTTTAAACAAAGGGACTAAGCAATTTAGTGAGGAGTTTAGCAAGTTTTGTGATAGGAAAATGAGTGAGGTGGTGAGCATGTTGGGGTGGACCCGGGCTTGGCCCGAACCGCTTTTGCAAGCCTTTTTCGGCGCGTCTAAAGCCGTCTGGTTGGTTCACCTATTGGCTAATTCGGTTCATCCAGGGTTACCTATCTTTAGGGTGGATAAAGGGGTTCGGTTTGATTCGATTTATATGGAGGATATGGGCGGGGACAAGGCGAAGAAGTTTGTGTCGCCTACGGTTCGAGTCATGGTCGAACCGGGGTTTTACATATATGGAAATGTGGTCAAGTGCAAAGTCATATGCAGGTACAATAACAACCATGTGAATGTTTACCCAAGTGATAGCCCTTCATGA